The following are encoded in a window of Arctopsyche grandis isolate Sample6627 chromosome 2, ASM5162203v2, whole genome shotgun sequence genomic DNA:
- the Pgd gene encoding phosphogluconate dehydrogenase isoform X1 has translation MSQKADIALIGLAVMGQNLILNMDSKGFVVCAFNRTVEKVQNFLNNEAKGTKIIGATSLEDMVSKLKSPRRVMLLVKAGSAVDDFIKQLTPLLSKGDIIIDGGNSEYTDTQRRCKDLASNGFLFIGAGVSGGEDGARYGPSLMPGGHEEGWPHIKPIFQGICAKSGNEPCCDWVGQDGAGHFVKMVHNGIEYGDMQLICEAYHIMKTGLGMSHDEMADVFEDWNKGELDSFLIEITKDILRFKDNDGSPLLEKIRDSAGQKGTGKWTAIAALEYGTPVTLIGEAVFARCLSSLKDERVIASKKLGGATSSKFSGDKKEFLVKIRKALYASKIVSYAQGFMLLREAAKSFNWKLNYGGIALMWRGGCIIRSVFLGNIKDAYTRNPNLSNLLLDDFFCKAVKESQQSWREVVSQAVLLGVPVPTMSSALSFYDGYRSETLPANLLQAQRDYFGAHTYELLGKEGKFVHTNWTGHGGDVSASTYNN, from the exons ATGTCTCA AAAAGCAGACATCGCTCTCATCGGCTTGGCCGTCATGGGTCAAAATCTAATCCTGAACATGGACTCCAAAGGATTTGTCGTGTGCGCGTTTAACCGGACCGTCGaaaag GTTCAAAATTTCCTCAACAACGAAGCCAAGGGAACGAAAATCATCGGCGCGACGTCTCTAGAGGATATGGTGAGCAAATTGAAAAGTCCTCGCCGAGTAATGCTTTTGGTGAAAG CTGGATCTGCTGTGGACGATTTCATCAAACAATTGACACCACTTCTTTCCAAAGGTGATATCATTATCGATGGTGGTAATTCCGAATACACTGATACGCAGAGACGTTGCAAAGATCTCGCCTCCAACGGATTCTTATTCATCGGCGCTGGG GTTAGTGGAGGCGAAGACGGCGCCAGGTATGGTCCTTCTTTGATGCCCGGCGGACACGAGGAAGGTTGGCCGCACATCAAACCAATATTCCAA GGAATATGCGCAAAGTCCGGAAACGAGCCGTGTTGCGACTGGGTCGGCCAGGACGGCGCTGGTCACTTCGTTAAAATGGTTCACAACGGTATCGAATACGGAGATATGCAACTTATATGCGAGGCGTATCACATTATGAAAACTGGATTGG GTATGTCTCACGATGAAATGGCTGATGTGTTTGAAGATTGGAACAAAGGAGAACTTGATTCGTTTTTGATAGAAATTACAAAGGACATTTTGCGCTTCAAAGACAATGACG GCTCTCCACTTTTGGAAAAAATCCGAGATTCGGCTGGCCAAAAAGGTACTGGCAAATGGACCGCAATCGCAGCTTTAGAATACGGCACTCCCGTTACACTAATCGGTGAAGCTGTATTTGCTCGTTGCCTCAGCTCTTTGAAAG ATGAACGTGTGATAGCTAGCAAAAAACTAGGAGGCGCCACATCGAGCAAATTCTCCGGTGACAAGAAGGAGTTCCTCGTCAAGATACGCAAGGCACTGTACGCCAGTAAGATAGTTTCGTACGCTCAGGGCTTCATGCTGTTGAGGGAGGCGGCCAAGTCTTTCAACTGGAAGTTGAACTACGGCGGCATTGCTCTCATGTGGCGCGGTGGCTGCATCATCAGAAGTGTATTCTTGGGCAACATCAAAGACGCGTATACTAGGAACCCAAACCTGTCCAATCTGCTGTTGGATGACTTCTTCTGTAAGGCCGTCAAGGAGAGTCAACAGTCCTGGAGGGAAGTCGTATCGCAAGCGGTGCTCCTCGGTGTGCCAGTGCCGACGATGAGCTCAGCATTGTCGTTTTACGATGGATACAGATCGGAAACCTTACCAGCTAATCTACTTCAA GCACAACGAGACTATTTTGGAGCTCACACTTATGAACTTCTCGGAAAGGAAGGCAAGTTTGTCCACACCAACTGGACCGGCCACGGTGGAGATGTATCCGCTTCCACATACAACAATTAA
- the Pgd gene encoding phosphogluconate dehydrogenase isoform X2 — MGQNLILNMDSKGFVVCAFNRTVEKVQNFLNNEAKGTKIIGATSLEDMVSKLKSPRRVMLLVKAGSAVDDFIKQLTPLLSKGDIIIDGGNSEYTDTQRRCKDLASNGFLFIGAGVSGGEDGARYGPSLMPGGHEEGWPHIKPIFQGICAKSGNEPCCDWVGQDGAGHFVKMVHNGIEYGDMQLICEAYHIMKTGLGMSHDEMADVFEDWNKGELDSFLIEITKDILRFKDNDGSPLLEKIRDSAGQKGTGKWTAIAALEYGTPVTLIGEAVFARCLSSLKDERVIASKKLGGATSSKFSGDKKEFLVKIRKALYASKIVSYAQGFMLLREAAKSFNWKLNYGGIALMWRGGCIIRSVFLGNIKDAYTRNPNLSNLLLDDFFCKAVKESQQSWREVVSQAVLLGVPVPTMSSALSFYDGYRSETLPANLLQAQRDYFGAHTYELLGKEGKFVHTNWTGHGGDVSASTYNN, encoded by the exons ATGGGTCAAAATCTAATCCTGAACATGGACTCCAAAGGATTTGTCGTGTGCGCGTTTAACCGGACCGTCGaaaag GTTCAAAATTTCCTCAACAACGAAGCCAAGGGAACGAAAATCATCGGCGCGACGTCTCTAGAGGATATGGTGAGCAAATTGAAAAGTCCTCGCCGAGTAATGCTTTTGGTGAAAG CTGGATCTGCTGTGGACGATTTCATCAAACAATTGACACCACTTCTTTCCAAAGGTGATATCATTATCGATGGTGGTAATTCCGAATACACTGATACGCAGAGACGTTGCAAAGATCTCGCCTCCAACGGATTCTTATTCATCGGCGCTGGG GTTAGTGGAGGCGAAGACGGCGCCAGGTATGGTCCTTCTTTGATGCCCGGCGGACACGAGGAAGGTTGGCCGCACATCAAACCAATATTCCAA GGAATATGCGCAAAGTCCGGAAACGAGCCGTGTTGCGACTGGGTCGGCCAGGACGGCGCTGGTCACTTCGTTAAAATGGTTCACAACGGTATCGAATACGGAGATATGCAACTTATATGCGAGGCGTATCACATTATGAAAACTGGATTGG GTATGTCTCACGATGAAATGGCTGATGTGTTTGAAGATTGGAACAAAGGAGAACTTGATTCGTTTTTGATAGAAATTACAAAGGACATTTTGCGCTTCAAAGACAATGACG GCTCTCCACTTTTGGAAAAAATCCGAGATTCGGCTGGCCAAAAAGGTACTGGCAAATGGACCGCAATCGCAGCTTTAGAATACGGCACTCCCGTTACACTAATCGGTGAAGCTGTATTTGCTCGTTGCCTCAGCTCTTTGAAAG ATGAACGTGTGATAGCTAGCAAAAAACTAGGAGGCGCCACATCGAGCAAATTCTCCGGTGACAAGAAGGAGTTCCTCGTCAAGATACGCAAGGCACTGTACGCCAGTAAGATAGTTTCGTACGCTCAGGGCTTCATGCTGTTGAGGGAGGCGGCCAAGTCTTTCAACTGGAAGTTGAACTACGGCGGCATTGCTCTCATGTGGCGCGGTGGCTGCATCATCAGAAGTGTATTCTTGGGCAACATCAAAGACGCGTATACTAGGAACCCAAACCTGTCCAATCTGCTGTTGGATGACTTCTTCTGTAAGGCCGTCAAGGAGAGTCAACAGTCCTGGAGGGAAGTCGTATCGCAAGCGGTGCTCCTCGGTGTGCCAGTGCCGACGATGAGCTCAGCATTGTCGTTTTACGATGGATACAGATCGGAAACCTTACCAGCTAATCTACTTCAA GCACAACGAGACTATTTTGGAGCTCACACTTATGAACTTCTCGGAAAGGAAGGCAAGTTTGTCCACACCAACTGGACCGGCCACGGTGGAGATGTATCCGCTTCCACATACAACAATTAA